One part of the Moorena sp. SIOASIH genome encodes these proteins:
- a CDS encoding non-ribosomal peptide synthetase, whose translation MELSQESRKNKNIESIYPLSPMQEGILFHTLSAPDSGVYVEHTLFTFTCDLNVDALKHSWQQVVQRHGALRTLFIWEDLEEPLQLVKKQVDLPWSYQDWQNLSSREQQQKLEAFFMEDRKKGFQMNQAPLMRCTLIRLGNQTCKLIWSFHHILIDGWCGPIILKEVLSYYESCNQGNRCNLPPVHPYQDYILWLQQQNQEEAEEFWRQSLQGLTNPTPLVVDTTQQQRLQHSSSYQQQQITLTKTTTKALQSLVREHHLTIATLVQAAWALLLSRYSRESEVLFGVVVSGRPANLSGVEKMVGLFINTLPLRVQVPSQAQFIPWLQQLNKKQLQLQEYSYSPLVEIQRLSEIPGGVPLFQSILGFENYPDISWEQWSSNIKIAEIDTFTQTNYPLSIMTGVINEHLFLKISYDTSRFETDTIARILEHLQTLLEAMVANPNIELGQLPLMKEVERDQILVEWNKTKTDYPTDKCIHQLFEEQVENNPNAIAVVFEQQKLTYSELNSKANELAHYLQKLGVAPETLIGICVERSVEMVVGILAILKAGGVYVPLDPNYPTSRLNYMVEDAQLSIILTQEKWQHYLPQTTAQVICLDVDILNTANSQNLTVPITSEHQAYMMYTSGSTGLPKGVNIRHQGVVRLVKNTNYINLTEEDIFLQLAPISFDAATFEIWGSLLNGGTLVVMPPHQPSLGEIGAAIRKHKVTTLWLTAGLFQLMVEEQLENLKSLKQLLAGGDVLSVTHVQKVVEQLPECQLINGYGPTENTTFTCCFPVKADSNLEKSVPIGKPISNTQVYILDSQLQPVPIGVPGELYIGGDGLAIGYHNRPELTASKFIPNRFEDSKATKKLYKTGDLARYLPDGNIEFIGRIDHQVKVRGYRIETGEIEAVLNSYSQVKETVVVAREDNPGDKHLVAYIVPETQTTTSNPELSETQVDSWQDIFNQQIYDQLSEVSDPLFNTRGWISNYDNQPIPVEQMRIWAGDIVSQVLAHKAESVWEVGCGTGMLLFQIAPQTEKYYGTDISNVSLEYIKQQIEQQPDKYGHVSLAQKRAEDMADIADNSFDVVLLSSIVQYFPSVEYLLSVIENSIRVVKPGGMIFLGDIRSLPLMKAFHSSVQLYQATPSLSVEQLKQKIDREMERETELLVSPELFVGLKEKYPEITHVQIRLQRGSEHNELNKYRYSVLLHIEAEPASVIVATVENGAGMSYEEIETYLRQKQPESICFSGLVNSRVASDVGLVELLSQPEAKQNIQQLRQKLESKLVNGIDPERLYELSASLGYSLELCWSAQGRGELMDGVFVRSELAKEGIVLTPLSQKSVVGGNWHHYGNNPLSSQLRKQLRLQLREYLESRLPEYMVPSELMVLSQLPLTPNGKVDRKALPVTDVASSVSTEYIGPETEIEKVLAEIWQDVLGIEKVGIHDSFIDLGGHSLTAVKLVSKISTNFNIILQVKTLLLHPRIDELSNIITELLENKNVSQHPSTQSINNEVQETLNEKVVQTKNSEYLQFEPHSLSSLFSVGKIHPVDAAALGYLRESDAEMLGWSRDYIIENIFENLPFCSTIKQTNWGRIALISLPLISDLYSNQDDTVQVIIEALEMAAIIGAKFVSLTGLIPSATDYGLAITKAIANRQDLPKITTGHRTTGAAVVLSIKKICEQSGRDLSTEKVGFIGLGSVGMNVLPLMLKCLPHPQEITLCDVYSKLEFLENIQQELVHKFDFKGQINLALSKATVPEKIYDSTLIVGATNVADVLDIMQVKPGTLIVDDSGPHCFSVEQAIQRFQEREDILFSEGGMLRSPFPIKTTVYLPPSVEKIMNNPQKAAIFNSNPFQIMGCAFSGLLSSQFEQLEPTVGICDGEQSQLHYQILQELEFEAGDLHCEQYVLPPTSIANFRHRFGKY comes from the coding sequence ATGGAACTATCACAAGAATCTCGAAAAAACAAAAATATTGAGTCTATCTACCCCCTCTCTCCCATGCAAGAAGGGATTCTATTTCACACCCTTTCTGCTCCGGACTCAGGTGTTTATGTTGAGCACACGTTGTTTACATTCACTTGCGATCTCAATGTAGATGCTTTAAAACATTCATGGCAACAGGTAGTGCAACGACATGGAGCTTTGCGAACCTTGTTTATTTGGGAAGACCTAGAAGAACCTTTGCAACTGGTGAAGAAACAGGTTGATTTGCCTTGGAGTTACCAGGATTGGCAAAATCTGTCCTCAAGGGAGCAACAACAAAAGCTGGAAGCATTTTTTATGGAAGACCGGAAGAAAGGTTTTCAAATGAATCAAGCACCTTTGATGCGATGTACATTGATTAGGCTAGGGAATCAAACTTGTAAGTTGATTTGGAGTTTCCACCATATCCTTATAGATGGCTGGTGCGGCCCCATAATTCTCAAAGAAGTTCTGAGTTACTACGAATCTTGTAATCAAGGTAACAGATGCAATCTACCACCTGTACATCCTTACCAAGATTATATTCTCTGGCTACAGCAGCAAAATCAAGAGGAAGCAGAAGAATTTTGGCGACAAAGTTTGCAAGGTTTGACAAATCCTACACCCTTAGTAGTAGACACAACCCAACAACAGCGACTGCAACATTCATCCTCTTATCAACAACAACAAATAACTTTAACAAAAACAACAACTAAAGCTCTCCAATCCTTAGTTAGAGAGCACCATCTGACTATAGCTACTTTAGTTCAGGCAGCTTGGGCTTTGCTACTAAGTCGCTATAGTAGGGAATCAGAGGTACTTTTTGGGGTAGTAGTATCTGGTCGTCCAGCTAATTTGTCGGGAGTAGAAAAGATGGTGGGGCTGTTTATTAATACCTTACCATTACGGGTACAAGTTCCCTCACAAGCCCAGTTCATCCCTTGGTTACAGCAGTTAAACAAAAAACAGTTGCAATTACAAGAATATTCCTACAGCCCCCTAGTTGAGATTCAACGACTAAGTGAAATACCAGGAGGAGTACCTTTATTTCAAAGTATTTTAGGCTTTGAGAACTATCCCGATATCTCTTGGGAGCAGTGGAGTAGCAATATCAAGATCGCAGAGATAGATACTTTTACTCAAACTAACTATCCCCTGAGCATAATGACAGGGGTAATAAATGAACATTTATTCTTGAAGATTAGCTATGATACCAGTCGTTTTGAAACTGATACTATTGCTAGAATTTTGGAACATCTACAAACTTTGCTAGAAGCAATGGTAGCCAACCCAAATATTGAGTTAGGGCAACTACCATTAATGAAAGAGGTAGAGCGAGACCAGATACTAGTGGAGTGGAACAAGACGAAAACAGATTACCCCACAGACAAATGTATCCATCAGTTATTTGAGGAACAGGTCGAAAACAACCCAAATGCAATAGCGGTAGTATTTGAACAACAAAAGCTGACCTATTCGGAATTAAATAGCAAAGCCAATGAACTAGCACATTATTTGCAAAAATTGGGAGTAGCTCCAGAAACGCTAATAGGTATCTGTGTAGAGCGTTCAGTAGAGATGGTAGTAGGTATATTAGCTATACTCAAAGCCGGAGGAGTGTATGTGCCATTAGACCCGAATTATCCTACTTCTCGTCTCAATTACATGGTAGAAGATGCACAACTATCCATCATCTTGACTCAAGAAAAATGGCAACATTATCTACCTCAAACAACAGCTCAAGTAATATGTCTGGACGTAGATATACTAAATACAGCGAATTCACAAAACCTAACAGTACCAATAACATCAGAGCATCAGGCATACATGATGTATACCTCTGGCTCGACAGGTCTACCCAAGGGAGTGAACATCAGACATCAAGGAGTAGTAAGACTGGTAAAAAATACCAACTATATTAACCTTACAGAAGAAGACATATTCCTACAATTAGCACCCATATCCTTTGATGCAGCCACATTTGAAATTTGGGGCAGTCTGCTCAACGGAGGAACCCTAGTAGTAATGCCACCCCATCAACCCTCCCTAGGAGAAATAGGAGCAGCCATCAGAAAACACAAAGTCACAACCCTATGGCTGACAGCAGGGTTATTCCAATTGATGGTAGAAGAGCAACTCGAAAACTTAAAATCATTAAAGCAACTATTAGCAGGAGGAGACGTATTATCAGTTACCCATGTGCAGAAAGTAGTAGAACAACTGCCAGAATGTCAATTAATCAACGGTTACGGCCCCACAGAAAACACCACATTCACCTGCTGTTTCCCAGTTAAGGCTGATAGTAATCTAGAAAAATCAGTACCCATAGGTAAGCCAATATCCAATACACAAGTATACATTCTAGACTCCCAATTACAACCAGTGCCCATAGGAGTGCCAGGAGAACTTTATATTGGAGGAGATGGTTTAGCAATAGGCTACCACAACCGCCCCGAACTCACAGCCTCCAAATTTATTCCCAACCGTTTTGAGGACTCAAAAGCCACAAAAAAATTATACAAAACAGGAGACTTAGCACGTTATCTCCCAGATGGCAATATAGAATTTATTGGTCGAATTGACCATCAGGTAAAAGTCCGAGGATATCGGATTGAAACAGGAGAAATAGAAGCAGTTCTCAATTCATACTCTCAAGTCAAAGAAACAGTAGTAGTAGCAAGAGAAGACAACCCAGGAGACAAACACCTGGTAGCATACATAGTACCCGAAACTCAAACCACCACCTCCAACCCTGAACTATCAGAAACTCAAGTAGACAGTTGGCAAGATATATTCAACCAACAAATCTACGACCAACTAAGTGAAGTAAGTGACCCTCTATTTAACACTAGAGGATGGATTAGCAACTACGACAACCAACCCATACCAGTAGAGCAAATGCGCATCTGGGCAGGGGATATTGTTAGTCAAGTATTAGCCCATAAAGCAGAGAGTGTGTGGGAAGTAGGTTGTGGTACAGGAATGCTGTTATTTCAAATTGCACCGCAGACAGAAAAATATTATGGCACAGACATCTCCAACGTCTCATTAGAATACATCAAACAACAAATAGAACAGCAACCAGACAAATATGGTCATGTCTCCTTAGCACAGAAACGAGCCGAAGACATGGCTGATATAGCCGATAACAGTTTCGATGTAGTACTCCTGAGTTCCATAGTCCAGTATTTCCCTAGTGTGGAATATCTGTTGTCAGTAATAGAAAACAGTATCCGGGTAGTCAAACCAGGAGGAATGATTTTCCTAGGGGATATCCGCAGCTTGCCATTAATGAAAGCATTTCACAGTTCGGTGCAACTGTATCAAGCAACTCCATCACTCTCAGTAGAACAACTCAAGCAAAAGATAGATAGAGAAATGGAGCGGGAGACAGAGTTGTTAGTGTCACCAGAGTTGTTTGTAGGTCTCAAGGAAAAATATCCAGAAATAACTCATGTACAAATCCGTTTACAAAGGGGAAGTGAGCATAACGAACTGAATAAATATCGCTACAGCGTACTATTGCATATAGAAGCTGAACCAGCATCAGTAATAGTAGCGACCGTAGAAAATGGAGCGGGTATGAGTTATGAGGAGATAGAAACTTATCTGCGACAAAAACAGCCAGAATCAATTTGTTTTAGTGGTTTAGTAAATAGCAGAGTAGCAAGTGATGTAGGTTTAGTGGAGTTGCTATCACAGCCAGAAGCAAAACAGAATATACAGCAGTTGAGGCAAAAGTTAGAGTCAAAGCTAGTCAATGGCATCGACCCAGAGAGGTTATATGAACTGAGTGCATCTTTAGGGTATAGCTTAGAGTTGTGTTGGTCTGCTCAGGGAAGAGGAGAATTAATGGATGGGGTATTTGTGCGCAGTGAGTTAGCAAAAGAAGGGATAGTGTTAACACCGCTGAGTCAAAAATCGGTTGTAGGAGGTAACTGGCATCATTATGGGAATAATCCTTTGAGTTCCCAGTTGAGAAAGCAACTGAGACTGCAGTTGAGAGAGTATCTGGAGTCGCGGTTGCCAGAGTATATGGTCCCATCGGAGTTAATGGTGTTGTCGCAACTACCTCTGACTCCCAATGGCAAAGTAGACCGTAAGGCATTACCTGTAACGGATGTGGCCAGTAGTGTGTCAACAGAGTATATAGGTCCTGAGACGGAGATAGAGAAGGTATTAGCAGAGATTTGGCAAGACGTGTTGGGAATAGAAAAGGTGGGAATACATGATAGCTTCATTGATTTGGGAGGTCATTCTCTAACTGCAGTAAAATTAGTTTCTAAGATATCCACAAATTTCAACATTATTCTCCAAGTAAAAACTTTATTGTTACACCCAAGAATTGATGAGTTAAGTAATATTATCACAGAATTACTAGAAAATAAAAATGTCTCTCAACATCCAAGTACTCAATCAATTAACAATGAAGTTCAGGAAACATTAAATGAAAAAGTTGTACAAACCAAAAATTCCGAGTATCTACAATTTGAACCTCACTCTTTATCATCTTTATTTTCTGTGGGTAAAATTCATCCTGTCGATGCTGCAGCCTTGGGTTATTTAAGAGAATCTGATGCAGAAATGTTGGGTTGGAGTCGAGATTATATTATTGAAAATATCTTTGAAAATCTTCCTTTTTGTTCAACTATAAAACAGACTAATTGGGGTCGAATTGCACTGATAAGTTTGCCTCTTATTTCTGACTTATATAGCAATCAAGATGATACAGTACAGGTAATTATTGAAGCATTAGAAATGGCTGCAATAATTGGTGCTAAATTTGTTTCTTTGACTGGCTTAATTCCTTCTGCTACTGATTATGGTTTGGCAATTACCAAGGCAATTGCTAATCGTCAGGATTTGCCAAAAATTACGACTGGACATAGAACAACTGGTGCTGCTGTTGTACTGAGTATTAAGAAGATATGCGAGCAAAGTGGACGAGATTTAAGTACAGAAAAAGTAGGATTTATTGGCTTAGGTTCTGTGGGAATGAATGTACTGCCTTTAATGTTGAAATGCTTACCACATCCTCAAGAAATTACTCTTTGTGACGTTTATAGTAAGTTGGAATTTCTGGAGAATATTCAACAAGAATTAGTGCATAAATTTGATTTTAAAGGTCAGATAAATTTGGCATTATCAAAAGCAACAGTTCCCGAAAAAATTTACGACTCTACTTTAATTGTTGGAGCTACAAATGTCGCAGATGTATTAGATATTATGCAGGTTAAGCCTGGTACACTAATTGTTGATGATTCTGGTCCTCATTGTTTTTCAGTAGAGCAAGCTATTCAGCGTTTTCAGGAACGGGAAGATATTTTGTTTAGTGAGGGTGGAATGTTGCGATCGCCATTTCCTATAAAAACAACAGTCTATTTACCACCCTCTGTAGAAAAGATAATGAATAATCCTCAAAAGGCAGCAATTTTTAATTCAAATCCTTTTCAGATCATGGGTTGTGCTTTTTCTGGTTTACTCTCATCTCAGTTCGAGCAACTGGAGCCTACTGTAGGAATTTGCGATGGAGAACAGTCTCAATTACATTACCAAATTCTGCAAGAATTAGAATTTGAGGCAGGCGATCTACATTGTGAACAATATGTACTACCACCAACATCAATTGCCAATTTTAGACACCGTTTTGGCAAATATTAA
- a CDS encoding non-ribosomal peptide synthetase, with protein MNLVEFLQDISLKGVKLWCDGEKLRTGGSQEVLTPDVIAQLKQHKTEILQLLQEQPDILQVYPLSYGQTGLRFLWELAPQSYTYNLSFAIRIYSKVDVAILQQAFEALKTRHPMLRSTFPKLGQELVQKVHQNQQLDFLEIDASSWSEDELYTNVLQAHRHPFDLETKPVMRIRWFSHSQRDHILLLTIHHIAWDGWSMSSILKELPEIYKAQQAGVEISLPQIDCCYQDYVSWQRKLLAGSEGERLWGYWQQKLAGELPVLNLLTDRPRPPIQTYNGAAYPFKLSQKLTKQLKELAQEEEATLYMVLLAAFQILLSRYTGQEDILVGSPTYGRSRPEFVPIVGYFVDQVVIRGNLSGNPCFKDFLLQGRQTVIGALAHQDYPFSLLVQRLQLEQDSSRSPLFQAYFILQNFQGAQNVQKLLSSRKKTVVNWAGWEVEPLALAQYESLFDLTLEMSEEDSSMVGFLKYNTDLFDEQTIARMASHYQTLLEGIVNNPQQRVGQLPLLMDAQQQQLLGEWNNTATEYPQDKCIHQLFEEQVKRTPDAVAVVFGNQRLTYEELNERANQLAHYLQSLEVIAEVLVGLCIDRSIEMLVGLLGTLKAGGAYVPLDPSYPQERLAYMLEDAAVPVLLTTESLLELLPKHQTKTVCLDSDWQAIALHSQQNPVSGVAPENRAYVIYTSGSTGKPKGVEIYHQSLVNFLVSMNCYLELTNLDTFNAITTISFDIAALELYLPLIVGASVALVPREIAIDGNRLLPQLLESGATVMQATPATWKMLLTAGLSNHKLDVKLLSGGEALPARLAHQLLEIGKEVWNVYGPTEATIWSTIYKVGDQLKPTEDSHVITPIGRPIANTEIYILDSYLQPVPIGVPGELHIGGTGLARGYLNRPELTQEKFIPNPFDNLQSQIQSQKSRLYKTGDLARYLSDGNIEYLGRIDNQVKIRGFRIELGEIESTLTKHPEVQEAVVITDPNRLSDKPLIAYIVPNFQGQDPSSRESINQAHNDRLLLWQQLRNNIYEQTTVDGGSKFNTLIWRDSYTGRPIPEQEMRQWLDYTIERILCFKPERVLEIGCGTGMLLFEIAPHTSNYCGTDISDKAISYIEHQLKTLEGNWSHVQLYNQPAHDFKAVEKESFDAVILNSVVQYFPSIEYLVRVLENAVKLVEPGGVIFVGDVRSLRLLETFHTDILLTQAADDITVEDLWQRVQKKLTEEEELVIDPAFFQALQEYLPQISQVEIQLKRGHANNEITKFRYDVIIHVGKEVLSPVDPQLLNWQQEELTLPSVQQILAEKQPEMLIIKDIPNARLQTQVKFDKLLTIKEEFVTVGEIQKALPKKPLEKWIDPEYFWSMGDNVAYSIYITWSDIETNDCYDVVCWQKSSPLIDKGLPPLPREKCQQKPWTVYSNNPLQRKLSQQLVPKLRTFVEQVLPQYMVPSTFILLESLPLTPNGKVDRKKLPNPNINNRSYTEYVVPKSETEQQIAKVWQDVLKLEKVGIYDNFFEVGGNSILLIQVSGKLKEIFKIKLEVVTLLKYPTIYYLSQHLKGESISNNDSKEARNIRDNNLKEGKSMMKQRLERRQKHRSRYQVRD; from the coding sequence ATGAACTTAGTGGAGTTTTTACAAGATATCTCTCTCAAAGGAGTAAAATTATGGTGTGATGGGGAAAAATTGCGTACGGGAGGTTCCCAAGAGGTATTAACTCCCGATGTTATTGCTCAACTGAAGCAGCACAAAACTGAAATCTTACAATTACTCCAGGAACAGCCAGATATATTGCAAGTATATCCTCTGTCATACGGTCAAACAGGTCTCAGATTTTTATGGGAACTAGCGCCACAGAGCTATACTTACAACTTGTCATTTGCCATTCGCATTTACTCTAAGGTAGATGTGGCTATTTTGCAGCAAGCCTTTGAGGCTTTAAAGACCCGCCATCCAATGCTGCGAAGCACTTTCCCAAAACTGGGTCAAGAACTGGTTCAAAAAGTACATCAAAATCAACAATTGGACTTCCTGGAGATTGATGCGTCGAGTTGGAGTGAAGATGAGTTGTACACAAACGTTCTTCAAGCTCATCGTCATCCCTTTGATCTGGAAACAAAACCAGTAATGCGAATCAGGTGGTTTAGCCACTCGCAACGAGACCATATCCTGTTGTTGACAATACATCACATCGCTTGGGATGGTTGGTCAATGAGTTCGATCCTCAAAGAGCTACCAGAAATCTACAAAGCTCAACAAGCTGGTGTTGAGATATCTCTTCCTCAAATAGATTGCTGTTACCAAGATTACGTTAGTTGGCAAAGGAAATTATTAGCAGGTTCTGAAGGAGAGCGCCTCTGGGGGTATTGGCAACAAAAACTTGCAGGGGAGTTGCCTGTGTTGAATTTACTCACAGATCGACCACGACCACCAATACAAACCTATAACGGTGCTGCTTACCCTTTCAAATTATCTCAAAAGCTAACTAAGCAACTCAAAGAACTAGCTCAGGAAGAAGAGGCTACTCTTTACATGGTTCTCTTGGCGGCTTTTCAAATACTTCTATCTCGTTACACAGGTCAAGAAGATATCTTGGTCGGTTCTCCTACTTATGGTAGATCTAGACCTGAGTTTGTCCCCATTGTTGGTTACTTTGTCGATCAAGTCGTGATCAGGGGCAATTTGTCAGGAAATCCCTGTTTTAAAGACTTCCTGCTCCAAGGGCGCCAAACTGTCATTGGGGCATTAGCCCATCAAGATTATCCCTTTTCTCTGTTGGTACAGCGATTACAGCTAGAGCAAGATTCCAGCCGCTCCCCTCTCTTTCAAGCTTACTTTATACTACAAAATTTCCAAGGAGCTCAAAATGTGCAAAAGCTGTTATCAAGCCGGAAAAAAACTGTGGTAAATTGGGCAGGATGGGAAGTAGAACCTTTGGCATTAGCTCAGTATGAAAGTCTGTTCGATTTGACATTAGAAATGAGTGAAGAAGACTCATCTATGGTGGGATTCCTCAAATACAATACAGACCTATTTGATGAACAGACTATTGCCAGGATGGCTAGTCATTACCAGACTTTGTTAGAAGGGATTGTTAATAATCCCCAGCAAAGGGTGGGGCAACTGCCTTTATTGATGGATGCACAACAGCAGCAGTTACTAGGGGAATGGAATAACACTGCTACGGAATATCCACAAGATAAATGTATTCATCAGTTGTTTGAAGAGCAGGTCAAGCGAACTCCAGATGCTGTGGCAGTGGTTTTTGGTAATCAACGGTTGACTTATGAAGAGTTGAACGAACGAGCAAATCAGTTAGCACATTATCTGCAAAGTTTGGAAGTAATAGCAGAAGTGCTAGTAGGTTTATGTATAGATCGTTCTATAGAAATGTTAGTGGGACTTTTGGGGACACTTAAGGCTGGAGGAGCTTATGTCCCCCTTGATCCCAGTTATCCGCAAGAACGGTTAGCTTATATGTTAGAAGATGCTGCTGTGCCGGTATTACTAACAACAGAGTCATTATTAGAGCTTCTACCAAAACATCAGACAAAAACGGTATGTCTGGATAGTGATTGGCAAGCGATCGCTTTACATTCTCAGCAAAATCCTGTGAGTGGAGTTGCTCCAGAGAATCGAGCTTATGTGATTTATACTTCTGGCTCTACAGGCAAACCCAAAGGAGTTGAAATTTACCATCAGTCTCTAGTCAATTTCCTAGTATCGATGAATTGTTATCTGGAATTGACTAATCTGGATACTTTTAATGCCATTACTACCATCTCATTTGATATTGCAGCATTAGAACTTTATCTGCCACTGATAGTAGGAGCATCAGTAGCATTAGTCCCTCGTGAAATTGCCATAGATGGCAACAGACTGTTACCTCAGTTATTAGAATCCGGAGCAACAGTGATGCAGGCAACGCCTGCTACTTGGAAAATGCTGTTAACTGCAGGCTTATCAAATCACAAGTTGGATGTGAAATTATTGTCTGGAGGTGAAGCTTTACCTGCTCGGTTGGCTCATCAATTACTGGAGATAGGCAAGGAAGTATGGAATGTTTATGGTCCGACAGAAGCTACGATCTGGTCAACAATTTACAAGGTAGGAGATCAGCTAAAACCAACAGAAGATAGTCATGTAATTACACCAATTGGTCGTCCCATTGCCAATACCGAAATTTATATCCTAGACAGCTATCTGCAACCAGTCCCCATTGGGGTGCCTGGAGAACTACATATCGGTGGAACCGGTTTGGCTCGTGGCTATCTCAACCGACCAGAATTAACTCAAGAGAAATTTATCCCCAACCCTTTTGACAACTTGCAAAGTCAAATTCAAAGTCAAAAGTCAAGATTGTATAAAACAGGGGATTTAGCTCGATACTTATCTGACGGCAATATTGAGTATCTGGGTCGAATTGATAACCAAGTCAAGATTCGGGGTTTCCGTATTGAACTGGGAGAAATTGAATCAACATTGACTAAACACCCAGAGGTGCAAGAAGCAGTAGTAATTACTGACCCCAATCGCTTGAGTGACAAGCCGCTTATAGCCTATATCGTTCCCAACTTCCAAGGTCAAGACCCAAGTTCTCGTGAATCGATCAATCAAGCCCATAATGATCGACTATTGCTGTGGCAGCAACTCAGGAATAATATCTATGAGCAAACCACAGTTGATGGAGGTTCAAAATTCAACACTCTTATTTGGAGAGATAGCTATACAGGTCGGCCAATTCCTGAACAAGAGATGCGTCAATGGTTAGACTACACAATTGAGCGAATTCTCTGTTTTAAACCTGAGCGTGTGCTGGAGATCGGTTGTGGTACTGGTATGTTGCTATTCGAGATTGCTCCCCACACTTCCAACTATTGTGGTACAGATATTTCCGACAAAGCTATTTCTTATATCGAGCACCAATTGAAAACACTGGAGGGCAATTGGTCTCATGTACAACTCTACAACCAACCTGCCCACGATTTTAAAGCCGTGGAGAAAGAATCCTTCGATGCTGTAATCCTCAACTCAGTTGTCCAGTATTTTCCTAGTATTGAATACTTAGTAAGGGTCTTGGAAAATGCAGTCAAACTAGTGGAACCGGGTGGCGTGATCTTTGTCGGAGATGTGCGGAGCCTACGACTACTAGAAACATTCCATACTGATATATTATTGACCCAAGCTGCCGATGATATAACAGTAGAAGATTTATGGCAGCGGGTGCAAAAAAAATTAACAGAAGAAGAGGAACTGGTAATCGATCCAGCCTTTTTCCAAGCTCTACAGGAGTATTTACCCCAGATTAGTCAGGTAGAGATTCAGCTCAAGCGCGGCCATGCTAATAATGAAATTACCAAGTTCCGGTATGATGTGATTATTCATGTAGGAAAGGAAGTTTTATCCCCAGTTGATCCTCAATTGTTGAATTGGCAGCAAGAGGAGCTGACATTACCATCTGTTCAGCAAATTTTGGCAGAAAAACAGCCAGAAATGCTCATAATTAAAGATATTCCCAATGCACGCCTGCAAACACAAGTTAAATTCGACAAACTCTTGACAATAAAAGAGGAATTTGTTACAGTAGGAGAAATACAAAAAGCTTTGCCAAAAAAACCTCTAGAAAAATGGATAGATCCTGAATACTTTTGGAGCATGGGTGATAATGTGGCTTATAGCATCTACATTACTTGGTCAGATATTGAGACCAATGATTGCTACGATGTTGTATGTTGGCAAAAATCATCACCACTAATTGATAAGGGATTACCCCCACTACCTAGAGAAAAGTGCCAGCAAAAACCCTGGACTGTTTACAGCAACAATCCTTTACAACGTAAATTATCTCAGCAGCTAGTTCCTAAACTACGCACTTTTGTCGAACAGGTTCTACCTCAGTATATGGTTCCATCAACTTTTATACTGTTAGAGTCCCTGCCATTAACACCCAATGGCAAAGTAGACCGTAAAAAGTTGCCCAACCCCAACATAAACAATCGGTCTTATACTGAATATGTCGTACCTAAATCGGAAACAGAACAACAGATTGCTAAGGTTTGGCAAGATGTGCTTAAACTAGAAAAAGTAGGAATTTATGATAATTTTTTTGAAGTAGGAGGAAACTCTATACTATTGATACAGGTAAGTGGTAAACTTAAAGAAATATTTAAAATAAAACTGGAAGTTGTCACTCTTTTAAAATATCCAACTATTTATTATTTGAGTCAGCATCTAAAAGGTGAAAGTATTAGTAACAATGATTCCAAGGAAGCACGTAATATCCGTGATAATAACTTAAAAGAAGGGAAAAGCATGATGAAACAAAGACTAGAACGCCGTCAAAAACATCGTTCTCGATATCAAGTCAGAGATTAA